In Triticum aestivum cultivar Chinese Spring chromosome 5B, IWGSC CS RefSeq v2.1, whole genome shotgun sequence, the following proteins share a genomic window:
- the LOC123110110 gene encoding uncharacterized protein At1g76660 isoform X2, with product MAAPGSSNGGGGSRSQQQQPQQDKSIWAGCFSGLSCFGAQKGGKRIVPAARMPDGNASTNRGNAQSGGNPNQNGAMNLSLLAPPSSPASFSNSALPSTAQSPNCFLSISANSPGGPTSNMFAVGPYANEPQLVSPPAAFSTYTTEPSTAPLTPPPELAHATTPSSPDVPYARFLSSSMGLKTAGKEHNMHYYSGGSGLQGPYPLYQPGSPSSSLISPASVTPRTGLSSPIPEQNVPTAAHWKTSRSACDTPYSIASPIPEQEVPTAHWKKTSRSACDTPYSRTSPSNIFGLDSAATRNSLLDSNFFRPAASAQFYLDQAYNGGRLSVSRDKQQDADEVEAYRASFGFSADEMVTSTQRYAEAPDAALDEGFSISPFGNTAPANNTEEVCLFNDPLPNHEVQKVGKMGRSLSNAKEMMTSPSKKAADQLPHKAVHLDMFKGTKGGYLSEDDTSAAKDCHPFRMTRDEISLKPIEVRKKAPAGQACSDAEVEFRRARSLREANSVLSWRSTLSRQLE from the exons ATGGCGGCGCCGGGAAGCAGTAATGGCGGTGGCGGCAGCAGAtcccagcagcagcagccgcagcaggaCAAG AGTATATGGGCTGGCTGTTTCTCTGGCTTGTCATGCTTCGGGGCGCAGAAGGGCGGAAAGCGTATAGTTCCTGCAGCACGTATGCCCGACGGGAACGCATCGACTAACCGTGGAAACGCTCAGTCTGGTGGCAATCCCAACCAGAATGGGGCTATGAATCTGTCCCTTCTCGCGCCACCGTCATCCCCGGCATCCTTCTCCAACTCTGCACTTCCTTCGACTGCCCAGTCACCTAACTGCTTCCTGTCAATCTCTGCAAATTCTCCTGGTGGACCAACATCTAACATGTTTGCTGTTGGACCATATGCCAATGAGCCTCAGCTCGTCTCGCCTCCGGCAGCCTTTTCGACCTACACAACCGAGCCATCCACAGCACCACTGACCCCTCCTCCTGAACTAGCTCATGCCACCACTCCATCCTCTCCAGATGTCCCGTACGCTCGGTTCCTTTCGTCGTCTATGGGTCTTAAAACTGCAGGCAAGGAGCACAACATGCATTACTACTCTGGTGGTTCAGGGCTCCAGGGGCCTTATCCACTTTACCAGCCAGGGAGCCCTTCCAGCAGCCTCATCTCGCCTGCCTCGGTGACTCCGAGGACCGGCCTCTCCTCGCCTATCCCTGAGCAAAATGTTCCTACTGCTGCTCACTGGAAGACGTCCAGGTCTGCCTGCGACACGCCGTACTCCATCGCTTCGCCCATACCCGAGCAAGAGGTCCCTACCGCACACTGGAAGAAGACCTCCAGGTCTGCCTGTGACACGCCGTACTCCAGGACATCGCCGTCGAACATCTTCGGGCTTGATTCTGCTGCCACAAGAAACTCCCTGCTAGATAGCAACTTCTTCCGCCCAGCTGCATCTGCTCAGTTCTACCTGGATCAGGCTTATAATGGTGGCAGGCTCAGCGTCTCGAGGGATAAGCAACAAGATGCTGATGAGGTTGAAGCGTACCGAGCATCATTTGGATTCAGTGCCGATGAGATGGTTACAAGCACTCAACGTTACGCAGAAGCACCAGATGCCGCGCTTGATGAGGGATTCAGCATATCTCCATTTGGAAACACTGCCCCTGCTAATAACACAGAGGAGGTGTGCCTGTTCAATGATCCTCTGCCTAATCATGAGGTTCAGAAGGTGGGTAAGATGGGTAGATCACTCTCCAATGCAAAAGAGATGATGACAAGCCCCTCAAAGAAGGCAGCAGACCAGCTTCCACATAAGGCAGTGCACCTCGATATGTTCAAAG GAACAAAAGGGGGGTATCTGTCCGAGGACGACACGTCGGCAGCGAAAGACTGCCATCCTTTCAGGATGACTCGGGACGAGATATCACTGAAACCCATAGAGGTGAGGAAGAAAGCCCCGGCTGGGCAGGCGTGCTCGGATGCGGAGGTCGAGTTCAGGAGGGCGAGGAGCCTGAGAGAGGCCAACAGCGTCCTGTCATGGCGCAGCACGCTGTCAAGACAACTAGAGTAA
- the LOC123110110 gene encoding uncharacterized protein At1g76660 isoform X1: MAAPGSSNGGGGSRSQQQQPQQDKQSIWAGCFSGLSCFGAQKGGKRIVPAARMPDGNASTNRGNAQSGGNPNQNGAMNLSLLAPPSSPASFSNSALPSTAQSPNCFLSISANSPGGPTSNMFAVGPYANEPQLVSPPAAFSTYTTEPSTAPLTPPPELAHATTPSSPDVPYARFLSSSMGLKTAGKEHNMHYYSGGSGLQGPYPLYQPGSPSSSLISPASVTPRTGLSSPIPEQNVPTAAHWKTSRSACDTPYSIASPIPEQEVPTAHWKKTSRSACDTPYSRTSPSNIFGLDSAATRNSLLDSNFFRPAASAQFYLDQAYNGGRLSVSRDKQQDADEVEAYRASFGFSADEMVTSTQRYAEAPDAALDEGFSISPFGNTAPANNTEEVCLFNDPLPNHEVQKVGKMGRSLSNAKEMMTSPSKKAADQLPHKAVHLDMFKGTKGGYLSEDDTSAAKDCHPFRMTRDEISLKPIEVRKKAPAGQACSDAEVEFRRARSLREANSVLSWRSTLSRQLE, from the exons ATGGCGGCGCCGGGAAGCAGTAATGGCGGTGGCGGCAGCAGAtcccagcagcagcagccgcagcaggaCAAG CAGAGTATATGGGCTGGCTGTTTCTCTGGCTTGTCATGCTTCGGGGCGCAGAAGGGCGGAAAGCGTATAGTTCCTGCAGCACGTATGCCCGACGGGAACGCATCGACTAACCGTGGAAACGCTCAGTCTGGTGGCAATCCCAACCAGAATGGGGCTATGAATCTGTCCCTTCTCGCGCCACCGTCATCCCCGGCATCCTTCTCCAACTCTGCACTTCCTTCGACTGCCCAGTCACCTAACTGCTTCCTGTCAATCTCTGCAAATTCTCCTGGTGGACCAACATCTAACATGTTTGCTGTTGGACCATATGCCAATGAGCCTCAGCTCGTCTCGCCTCCGGCAGCCTTTTCGACCTACACAACCGAGCCATCCACAGCACCACTGACCCCTCCTCCTGAACTAGCTCATGCCACCACTCCATCCTCTCCAGATGTCCCGTACGCTCGGTTCCTTTCGTCGTCTATGGGTCTTAAAACTGCAGGCAAGGAGCACAACATGCATTACTACTCTGGTGGTTCAGGGCTCCAGGGGCCTTATCCACTTTACCAGCCAGGGAGCCCTTCCAGCAGCCTCATCTCGCCTGCCTCGGTGACTCCGAGGACCGGCCTCTCCTCGCCTATCCCTGAGCAAAATGTTCCTACTGCTGCTCACTGGAAGACGTCCAGGTCTGCCTGCGACACGCCGTACTCCATCGCTTCGCCCATACCCGAGCAAGAGGTCCCTACCGCACACTGGAAGAAGACCTCCAGGTCTGCCTGTGACACGCCGTACTCCAGGACATCGCCGTCGAACATCTTCGGGCTTGATTCTGCTGCCACAAGAAACTCCCTGCTAGATAGCAACTTCTTCCGCCCAGCTGCATCTGCTCAGTTCTACCTGGATCAGGCTTATAATGGTGGCAGGCTCAGCGTCTCGAGGGATAAGCAACAAGATGCTGATGAGGTTGAAGCGTACCGAGCATCATTTGGATTCAGTGCCGATGAGATGGTTACAAGCACTCAACGTTACGCAGAAGCACCAGATGCCGCGCTTGATGAGGGATTCAGCATATCTCCATTTGGAAACACTGCCCCTGCTAATAACACAGAGGAGGTGTGCCTGTTCAATGATCCTCTGCCTAATCATGAGGTTCAGAAGGTGGGTAAGATGGGTAGATCACTCTCCAATGCAAAAGAGATGATGACAAGCCCCTCAAAGAAGGCAGCAGACCAGCTTCCACATAAGGCAGTGCACCTCGATATGTTCAAAG GAACAAAAGGGGGGTATCTGTCCGAGGACGACACGTCGGCAGCGAAAGACTGCCATCCTTTCAGGATGACTCGGGACGAGATATCACTGAAACCCATAGAGGTGAGGAAGAAAGCCCCGGCTGGGCAGGCGTGCTCGGATGCGGAGGTCGAGTTCAGGAGGGCGAGGAGCCTGAGAGAGGCCAACAGCGTCCTGTCATGGCGCAGCACGCTGTCAAGACAACTAGAGTAA